A region from the Nonlabens sp. YIK11 genome encodes:
- a CDS encoding protein-export chaperone SecB, translating to MNKDVAFKFESYQFDKVSINFQNLSSENLNINFKPSGIFKKDESEFALSIIFTADTEENEQFIEVHSVAVFKFKNASSLDDIPSFFYRNAIAIFFPYLRAFVSLVSNQANHPAFLLPTLNLSDLEVPLKENTTIV from the coding sequence ATGAACAAAGACGTAGCATTTAAATTTGAATCTTATCAATTTGATAAGGTTAGCATCAATTTTCAAAACTTAAGCTCAGAAAATCTGAACATAAACTTTAAGCCATCAGGTATCTTTAAAAAAGATGAGTCTGAGTTTGCTTTAAGCATAATTTTTACGGCAGACACCGAGGAAAATGAACAATTCATTGAAGTTCATAGTGTTGCTGTCTTTAAATTTAAAAATGCAAGTTCACTAGATGACATTCCATCATTTTTCTACAGAAATGCAATCGCAATTTTCTTTCCTTACTTAAGAGCTTTTGTTAGTTTAGTGTCAAACCAAGCTAATCATCCAGCATTTCTTTTGCCAACTTTAAACCTATCTGATTTGGAAGTTCCTTTAAAGGAAAATACAACAATTGTATAA
- a CDS encoding glycoside hydrolase family 30 protein: MTSSFTSLVDGTRIKIEVALILCVSLIVISNVSTAQTATVWLTTGDQIALLQEQESVSFKPGAITGQYAINIDESESIQTIDGLGFALTQGSAQVINSLKPAIKESLLTDLFDQKDGNAISILRISIGASDLSNSVYTYNETDGDFDMSEFSLQGPDSIHVLPLLKEILQINPDIKIMATPWTAPTWMKSNNTWIGGSLKPSHYQAYADYFLKYLQAMDKEGIKIWAITLQNEPEHPGNEPSMLMSSAEQIKFINDHLGPTLANSAYSPKIIAFDHNCDNTAYPIDVLNNSQYVDGAAFHLYAGDISAMGTVYDQTGKNVYFTEQYTSSNSNFDQDFGWHLENVVVGSLRNHSKAVIEWNLATDATYGPHTTGGCDQCLGAVTIENDANFAKNVSYYVISQLSKFVNPGAHRIASTQNDTIVNVALKNPDGKIIILAYNKSDTMKPIHINWEGKTVSYGLPGRSAVTLLWHSENTVRIE, encoded by the coding sequence ATGACTTCCAGTTTTACCAGTTTAGTTGACGGAACCAGAATTAAGATTGAAGTTGCATTAATTTTGTGTGTTTCTCTTATTGTAATATCTAACGTATCTACTGCTCAAACAGCTACTGTATGGCTTACTACAGGTGATCAAATCGCCCTATTGCAGGAACAAGAATCGGTATCATTCAAACCTGGAGCAATTACCGGGCAATATGCCATCAACATAGATGAATCTGAATCAATTCAAACAATTGACGGCTTAGGTTTTGCCTTAACACAAGGCAGCGCTCAAGTTATAAATAGTTTAAAACCAGCAATCAAGGAAAGTTTGCTCACAGATTTGTTTGATCAGAAGGATGGTAACGCAATTTCCATTTTGAGGATTAGTATTGGTGCTTCAGACTTGAGCAATTCCGTTTACACCTACAATGAAACCGATGGTGATTTTGATATGAGCGAATTCAGCTTGCAAGGTCCCGATTCTATTCATGTACTTCCATTGCTGAAGGAAATCCTACAAATCAATCCAGATATCAAAATAATGGCGACACCATGGACAGCACCTACATGGATGAAAAGCAACAACACATGGATAGGAGGTAGTTTGAAACCTAGCCATTATCAGGCATATGCAGACTATTTTTTAAAGTATCTCCAGGCAATGGACAAAGAAGGTATAAAAATATGGGCCATAACACTTCAAAATGAACCAGAACACCCAGGTAATGAACCTAGTATGCTTATGAGCTCTGCAGAGCAAATAAAGTTTATCAACGATCATTTAGGGCCAACTCTAGCCAATTCAGCATATTCCCCAAAAATTATAGCCTTTGATCATAATTGTGATAATACAGCATATCCTATTGATGTGTTGAATAATTCACAATATGTGGATGGTGCAGCTTTTCATCTCTATGCTGGTGATATTTCAGCAATGGGTACCGTGTATGATCAAACAGGTAAAAATGTATATTTTACAGAACAATACACAAGTTCGAACAGTAATTTTGATCAAGATTTTGGATGGCATTTGGAAAATGTCGTCGTGGGTTCCCTAAGAAATCATTCTAAGGCTGTAATTGAGTGGAACCTTGCTACAGATGCCACTTATGGACCACATACAACTGGTGGTTGCGATCAATGTCTAGGAGCCGTAACCATAGAAAATGACGCTAACTTTGCTAAAAATGTATCTTATTACGTCATTAGTCAGCTTTCTAAATTCGTAAATCCAGGAGCGCATAGAATAGCATCAACTCAAAATGATACCATCGTTAATGTGGCACTCAAAAACCCAGATGGAAAAATCATTATTTTGGCCTACAACAAATCAGATACTATGAAACCAATTCATATCAATTGGGAAGGAAAAACGGTCAGTTATGGCTTACCAGGTCGTTCAGCCGTTACTTTATTGTGGCATTCAGAAAATACGGTTCGTATTGAGTAA